In Daphnia magna isolate NIES linkage group LG7, ASM2063170v1.1, whole genome shotgun sequence, a single genomic region encodes these proteins:
- the LOC116926518 gene encoding probable endonuclease 4 isoform X2 encodes MRRLALVTNMFVRNICSLSKSLFYHYNTMASKTNSIIGEPVPRVTRSAIKRKLSSSVEQSAALSTDNFSKESETLKTPKKISVVKAESKDKPYKKEKPTEEETCDPDSGLANSKSKSRKARSEGSAHKDLKGNGKLSKVIKEKAKKSAKTASETSVTKSTVPKPEMVIPEIVIPINKPSIKREDGPSPWNGTIKYDNKIFLGAHISAAGGLENAIKNAMNIGASSFALFVKNQRQWVSKPMENGTVERFKAACAENNFSPHLILPHGSYLMNCGSNDPTVLAKSRANLLDEVQRCERLGILYYNIHPGSSCGKGSREEAIKSISDSINWVHDQTPGSKVSIVLENMCRQGFTIGGDFSDLAEIIQQVFDHSRIGVCLDTCHALAAGYDLATRQGFDSFLEEFERVIGFRYLVAVHLNDSEGEVGCHRDRHASIGKGKIGIEGFRRIINCPRFRDIPVVLETPFISDDHYKQEILLLKSLAQSGTICA; translated from the exons ATGAGGAGGCTCGCATTGGTGACAAACATGTTCGTTCGAAATATTTGTTCGCTCTCAAAATCGCTCTTTTATCATTACAATACAATGGCTAGTAAAACTAATTCTATTATCGGAGAACCTGTCCCAAGGGTTACGAGAAGTgccatcaaaagaaaattaagcTCATCTGTTGAGCAAAGCGCTGCCTTATCGACAGATAATTTCTCCAAAGAATCTGAAACACTGAAAACacctaaaaaaatttctgttgTCAAAGCAGAATCGAAAG ATAAGCcatataagaaagaaaaacccaCTGAAGAAGAAACTTGTGATCCGGATTCCGGCTTggcaaattcaaaatcaaaaagtagAAAGGCCAGGAGTGAAGGATCAGCCCACAAAGATTTAAAGGGAAATGGAAAACTTTCTAAAGTTATAAAggaaaaagccaaaaaatcagcaaaaacAGCTTCAGAAACAAGTGTGACAAAAAGTACTGTTCCCAAACCAGAGATGGTAATTCCTGAAATTGTAATCCCGATTAACAAGCCATCCATCAAGCGAGAAGATGGACCTAGCCCATGGAATGGAACAATCAAGTATgataacaaaatttttttaggtgCCCACATCTCAGCAGCAG GTGGATTGGAAAATGCCATAAAAAATGCTATGAATATAGGTGCTTCAAGTTTTGCTTTGTTTGTGAAAAATCAGCGTCAGTGGGTTTCAAAACCAATGGAAAATGGTACTGTCGAGCGTTTCAAAG CTGCTTGTGctgaaaacaatttttctccTCATCTCATACTGCCGCACGGCTCCTATTTGATGAACTGTGGTAGCAACGATCCCACTGTTTTAGCTAAAAGCAGAGCAAACCTGCTTGATGAGGTCCAGAGATGTGAACGACTTGGTATATTGTACTACAACATCCATCCAG GATCGAGCTGTGGAAAAGGTTCACGTGAGGAAGCTATTAAATCCATTAGTGATAGCATCAATTGGGTGCACGATCAAACACCAGGTTCAAAAGTCAGTATTGTCCTGGAGAACATGTGTCGTCAGGGTTTCACAATCGGAGGCGATTTTTCTGATTTGGCTGAAATCATCCAGCAAGTCTTTGACCACTCAAGAATAGGAGTTTGCCTCGATACGTGTCATGCGTTAGCCGCAGGATATGATCTGGCGACTCGTCAAGGATTCGACTCATTCCTGGAGGAGTTTGAGCGCGTTATTGGTTTCCGTTATCTTGTCGCTGTACATCTCAACGATTCTGAAG GTGAGGTGGGATGTCATCGCGATCGCCACGCATCCATTGGCAAAGGAAAAATTGGCATTGAAGGCTTCCGAAGAATTATTAATTGCCCTCGATTTCGTGATATTCCCGTGGTACTAGAAACCCCCTTCATCAGCGATGATCACTACAAACAGGAAATCTTACTATTGAAATCTCTTGCGCAATCTGGTACGATTTGCGCCTGA
- the LOC116926518 gene encoding probable endonuclease 4 isoform X1, with the protein MRRLALVTNMFVRNICSLSKSLFYHYNTMASKTNSIIGEPVPRVTRSAIKRKLSSSVEQSAALSTDNFSKESETLKTPKKISVVKAESKGNENSFPFTDEDKPYKKEKPTEEETCDPDSGLANSKSKSRKARSEGSAHKDLKGNGKLSKVIKEKAKKSAKTASETSVTKSTVPKPEMVIPEIVIPINKPSIKREDGPSPWNGTIKYDNKIFLGAHISAAGGLENAIKNAMNIGASSFALFVKNQRQWVSKPMENGTVERFKAACAENNFSPHLILPHGSYLMNCGSNDPTVLAKSRANLLDEVQRCERLGILYYNIHPGSSCGKGSREEAIKSISDSINWVHDQTPGSKVSIVLENMCRQGFTIGGDFSDLAEIIQQVFDHSRIGVCLDTCHALAAGYDLATRQGFDSFLEEFERVIGFRYLVAVHLNDSEGEVGCHRDRHASIGKGKIGIEGFRRIINCPRFRDIPVVLETPFISDDHYKQEILLLKSLAQSGTICA; encoded by the exons ATGAGGAGGCTCGCATTGGTGACAAACATGTTCGTTCGAAATATTTGTTCGCTCTCAAAATCGCTCTTTTATCATTACAATACAATGGCTAGTAAAACTAATTCTATTATCGGAGAACCTGTCCCAAGGGTTACGAGAAGTgccatcaaaagaaaattaagcTCATCTGTTGAGCAAAGCGCTGCCTTATCGACAGATAATTTCTCCAAAGAATCTGAAACACTGAAAACacctaaaaaaatttctgttgTCAAAGCAGAATCGAAAGGTAATGAGAATTCATTTCCTTTTACTGATGAAG ATAAGCcatataagaaagaaaaacccaCTGAAGAAGAAACTTGTGATCCGGATTCCGGCTTggcaaattcaaaatcaaaaagtagAAAGGCCAGGAGTGAAGGATCAGCCCACAAAGATTTAAAGGGAAATGGAAAACTTTCTAAAGTTATAAAggaaaaagccaaaaaatcagcaaaaacAGCTTCAGAAACAAGTGTGACAAAAAGTACTGTTCCCAAACCAGAGATGGTAATTCCTGAAATTGTAATCCCGATTAACAAGCCATCCATCAAGCGAGAAGATGGACCTAGCCCATGGAATGGAACAATCAAGTATgataacaaaatttttttaggtgCCCACATCTCAGCAGCAG GTGGATTGGAAAATGCCATAAAAAATGCTATGAATATAGGTGCTTCAAGTTTTGCTTTGTTTGTGAAAAATCAGCGTCAGTGGGTTTCAAAACCAATGGAAAATGGTACTGTCGAGCGTTTCAAAG CTGCTTGTGctgaaaacaatttttctccTCATCTCATACTGCCGCACGGCTCCTATTTGATGAACTGTGGTAGCAACGATCCCACTGTTTTAGCTAAAAGCAGAGCAAACCTGCTTGATGAGGTCCAGAGATGTGAACGACTTGGTATATTGTACTACAACATCCATCCAG GATCGAGCTGTGGAAAAGGTTCACGTGAGGAAGCTATTAAATCCATTAGTGATAGCATCAATTGGGTGCACGATCAAACACCAGGTTCAAAAGTCAGTATTGTCCTGGAGAACATGTGTCGTCAGGGTTTCACAATCGGAGGCGATTTTTCTGATTTGGCTGAAATCATCCAGCAAGTCTTTGACCACTCAAGAATAGGAGTTTGCCTCGATACGTGTCATGCGTTAGCCGCAGGATATGATCTGGCGACTCGTCAAGGATTCGACTCATTCCTGGAGGAGTTTGAGCGCGTTATTGGTTTCCGTTATCTTGTCGCTGTACATCTCAACGATTCTGAAG GTGAGGTGGGATGTCATCGCGATCGCCACGCATCCATTGGCAAAGGAAAAATTGGCATTGAAGGCTTCCGAAGAATTATTAATTGCCCTCGATTTCGTGATATTCCCGTGGTACTAGAAACCCCCTTCATCAGCGATGATCACTACAAACAGGAAATCTTACTATTGAAATCTCTTGCGCAATCTGGTACGATTTGCGCCTGA
- the LOC116926529 gene encoding CCAAT/enhancer-binding protein, which produces MITSGSSPPCSLVAMDSPLFYELQDHCHDVNSVTKNQSQQQRRSVPNGLHLNLNTSSNSIADLTSARGLAPIRVPPSGAVFGNAPQQQQQNGEASYAELADINTPEISLDLQGLIDCEGLLSDLSRQPGSSVNPYLTNYMRQTQQQQQQQYMPHQQQQQQQHQQQQQQQQPHQNHPASHHHPYGGLVKEEPLDSGTYSPPPQQHYSGGGYTAYDSSYGGQYPSTSAGSGHNNNKLLGSSNINSPGSVKSVSSSLSESSSSKRSGIGGGASGSGGSKRADKGTDEYRRRRERNNIAVRKSREKAKLRSRETEEKVKLLVRDNERLQKRVEQLTEELNILHTLFTNVGGVPESVQREVAKHLENIQHQQRYQ; this is translated from the exons ATGATTACTAGTGGCAGTTCACCGCCATGTTCGTTAGTGGCCATGGATTCGCCGCTATTCTATGAGCTGCAGGACCATTGCCACGACGTGAACTCAGTGACGAAAAACCAAAGCCAACAACAGCGTCGTAGTGTGCCGAACGGCCTTCACTTAAATTTGAACACGTCCAGTAATTCCATCGCCGATTTGACATCGGCGCGAGGACTGGCTCCCATTCGTGTGCCCCCATCCGGCGCCGTTTTCGGAAACGCGccgcagcaacaacaacaaaacggcGAGGCTTCCTATGCGGAACTGGCCGATATCAACACTCCCGAAATCTCGCTGGATCTCCAG GGTCTGATTGACTGCGAGGGATTGCTGTCGGACCTGTCCCGACAGCCAGGTTCCTCCGTCAACCCTTATTTAACCAATTACATGCGCCAGactcaacaacagcagcaacaacagtaCATGCCCcaccaacagcagcagcagcagcaacaccaacaacagcagcagcaacagcaaccaCACCAAAATCATCCAGCCAGTCATCACCACCCGTACGGCGGTCTGGTGAAAGAAGAGCCACTGGATTCTGGAACGTACAGCCCTCCACCTCAGCAGCACTACTCCGGTGGAGGTTACACGGCTTACGACAGTTCCTACGGCGGTCAATATCCATCGACTAGCGCCGGTAGCGGacacaacaataacaaactgTTGGGTTCCAGTAACATCAACAGTCCTGGATCTGTCAAAAGTGTTTCGTCGTCGCTGAGCGAATCTTCTTCCTCGAAACGGAGCGGAATCGGCGGCGGAGCCAGCGGTTCGGGCGGCAGCAAACGCGCTGACAAGGGCACGGACGAGTACCGTCGCCGTCGGGAGCGCAACAACATCGCCGTGCGGAAATCGCGCGAAAAGGCCAAACTTCGGTCGAGAGAGACGGAAGAAAAAGTCAAACTGTTGGTGCGCGACAACGAGCGGCTGCAGAAACGCGTCGAACAGTTGACCGAAGAGCTCAATATCCTTCACACTTTGTTCACCAATGTGGGCGGAGTGCCGGAGAGCGTCCAGCGAGAGGTGGCCAAACACCTCGAGAACATACAGCATCAACAGCGTTATcaataa
- the LOC116926553 gene encoding LOW QUALITY PROTEIN: uncharacterized protein LOC116926553 (The sequence of the model RefSeq protein was modified relative to this genomic sequence to represent the inferred CDS: deleted 1 base in 1 codon), whose product MVPNSEESNGATSSTEQTALKSSKTSKGKITPSKSVVNLEKDTEEYRKLRDRNNEAVKKSRTRTKLRTQDTLDKVEKLRDENTKLEDRIEGLKKELELLKELFVSHAGTKSMKRLTEVDLDVLIAEAAPNSKKSKKAGTPYTGRSREEIEKEVIALLGQQDEECDNEEEPQPSTSRDIDQTDMSEHSLMEDHVSANNTVDCVDLANEHEAQEILTVESSEEINADGEITETYTIVDDGTGGPHIWTTEDGESVVVTIEQDEQGTLVASTVQQQDINDIIQGEILMLE is encoded by the exons ATGGTGCCAAATAGTGAAGAGAGTAATGGAGCTACGAGCAGCACAGAGCAAACCGCTTTGAAGTCCTCTAAAACGAGCAAAGGGAAAATTACTCCTTCAAAAAGTGTAGTTAATTTGGAAAAAGACACTGAAGAATATCGCAAGCTCAGAGATAGAAATAATGAAGCTGTCAAAAAGAGTCGTACAAGGACCAAATTGAGGACCCAG GACACACTGGACAAAGTGGAGAAACTAAGGGACGAAAACACCAAGCTAGAAGACCGTATTGAGGGATTAAAGAAAGAGCTGGAGCTGCTCAAGGAACTTTTTGTCAGCCATGCAG GTACCAAGAGCATGAAGAGGCTGACTGAAGTGGATCTTGATGTACTTATTGCTGAAGCTGCACCCAATAGCAAGAAAAGTAAGAAAGCAGGTACACCCTACACTGGAAGAAGCAGAGAAGAGATTGAAAAAGAAGTAATTGCTCTGTTGGGGCAACAAGATGAGGAGTGTGATAATGAAGAAGAGCCTCAGCCTTCCACATCCCGTGACATAGACCAAACTGATATGTCTGAACATTCACTGATGGAAGATCACGTCAGCGCCAATAACACTGTCGATTGTGTAGATCTAGCGAACGAACATGAAGCACAAGAAATCCTCACTGTTGAATCCTCTGAAGAAATTAATGCCGATGGAGAAATCACCGAGACCTACACAATCGTCGATGATGGCACTGGCGGACCTCACATATGGACCACAGAGGACGGTGAATCTGTCGTCGTAACTATTGAACAAGATGAGCAAGGTACCTTAGTCGCGTCTACTGTTCAGCAACAGGACATAAATGACATCATTCAGGGAGAAATTTTGATGTTGGAATAA
- the LOC116926505 gene encoding SET and MYND domain-containing protein 4, with the protein MFVTNASLLMSPLDEPHHFLQTKPICLSCVGFCFNVKYKNNLPFLVHNIGSFPDMNFDAMFLKISHDLRKMGDGRDISNWFSVCSTDTQRVSFVMGLEVVKACFQEHLYLSKQEISVPCKSENLSASHCIAGDNYHKKKLMRKSISSYNQSILVGEGEALALAYANRSAVFYDMADWLHSLRDIQLAFDHGYPRHLEHKLRERQGSCLLELGYIGQSFTSFSLAKDLLTLSPNAQQKVVDIALKLKQIKNKQKKSKKLGVEDNASMSTVKSIEQEIIKKRRSAPDLHRAKNPLLPSASASVELMDTADRGRCLVATEDLQIGATIIVEKAHASILLEEFKESHCHHCLHWTLGPVPCHQCSQVGFCTTLCRDESWASYHQYECGLLDLLYRCTRDVNTGQHGLLALRTILKAGKQKISIEQAKSPACRSSAGMLFDSADYGTVYSLVSNTAQRSEADLFRRTIMAVYLTSFIQQGDGKEPDVGMATALLHLLQSYPCNAHEISHLAVPLPSEPCSQNQLLQLQQVRPCEVGAAIMPVVSLMNHSCNPNVVHVSYGDVMVVRVIRRILQGEEIFDNYGYHYTTHDRKERQLKLGQQYFFRCYCQPCVKDWPLYGDTPKLDKRSDISDALVKDINDFKRLVCYFPEGPAKLEESVRLFTGYLDTIESDRSISLPVQEYIKVQEVLKHCFALLATLSPHLLV; encoded by the exons ATGTTTGTCACCAATGCGAGCCTCCTCATGTCACCGTTAGATGAACCGCATCACTTCCTGCAGACGAAACCGATTTGTTTATCTTGTGTGgggttttgttttaatgttaaatacaaaaataatcTTCCGTTCCTCGTCCATAATATAG gaAGTTTTCCAGACATGAACTTTGATGCTATGTTTCTCAAGATCTCCCATGATCTTAGAAAAATGGGAGATGGTAGAGATATATCAAACTGGTTTTCTGTTTGCTCAACTGATACACAACGTGTCTCCTTTGTTATGGGACTGGAAGTAGTAAAAGCTTGTTTTCAAGAACACCTTTACCTTTCCAAGCAAGAAATCTCTGTACCTTGCAAGTCTGAAAATTTATCTGCTAGCCATTGTATTGCAGGAGATAATTACCACAAGAAGAAGCTTATGAGGAAATCAATTTCCTCTTATAATCAGAGCATTCTTGTTGGAGAAGGTGAAGCATTAGCCCTGGCTTACGCCAATCGATCGGCCGTATTTTATGACATGGCAGATTGGCTCCATTCACTAAGAGATATTCAACTTGCATTTGACCATGGCTATCCAAGGCACTTGGAGCACAAGCTGCGTGAACGACAAGGTAGCTGCCTGCTAGAATTGGGATACATTGGTCAATCATTCACTAGCTTCAGCCTTGCCAAGGATTTGCTTACCTTGTCTCCGAACGCTCAACAAAAAGTCGTTGACATCGCCTTGAAACTAAAAcagataaaaaacaaacaaaagaaatcaaaaaaattgGGAGTGGAGGACAATGCATCAATGTCAACTGTCAAGTCAATCGagcaagaaataattaagaaGAGGAGATCGGCGCCCGATTTGCATCGTGCTAAGAACCCTCTCTTACCCAGCGCTTCAGCATCAGTTGAACTAATGGATACTGCGGATCGAGGTCGTTGCCTTGTTGCTACTGAAGACCTCCAAATAG GTGCTACTATCATCGTGGAGAAGGCGCACGCTTCTATACTACTGGAGGAGTTCAAGGAATCCCATTGCCATCATTGCCTCCACTGGACACTGGGGCCTGTACCTTGTCACCAGTGCTCTCAG GTGGGATTCTGTACAACATTGTGCCGTGACGAATCTTGGGCAAGCTATCACCAATACGAATGCGGGTTGTTGGACTTGCTGTATCGCTGCACGCGTGATGTCAACACAGGTCAACACGGACTATTGGCGCTGCGCACAATTCTTAAGGCGGGCAAGCAGAAAATTTCCATCGAGCAGGCGAAATCTCCCGCATGTAGAAGTTCTGCTGGAATGTTGTTTGACTCGGCCGACTATGGAACTGTTTATAGTCTCGTCAGTAACACGGCTCAGCGTTCCGAGGCAGATCTTTTCCGGAGGACAATTATGGCTGTCTATTTGACTAGTTTCATTCAGCAAGGTGATGGAAAAGAGCCTGATGTCGGGATGGCCACCGCTCTacttcatcttcttcaaaGTTATCCTTGCAATGCCCATGAAATCTCTCATCTGGCTGTTCCCCTACCTTCTGAACCATGCTCGCAGAATCAGTTATTGCAATTGCAACAGGTTCGACCTTGTGAAGTTGGTGCCGCAATCATGCCCGTCGTGAGTCTCATGAATCACTCGTGCAATCCTAATGTTGTCCATGTCTCCTACGGTGATGTAATGGTCGTCAGAGTCATTCGCCGGATTCTCCAAGGAGAGGAAATCTTCGATAACTATGGCTACCATTATACTACCCATGATAGGAAAGAGCGTCAATTGAAACTTGGCCAGCAATACTTCTTCCGTTGCTATTGTCAGCCATGTGTAAAAGACTGGCCTCTCTATGGAGACACTCCGAAACTGGACAAGAGGTCAGACATATCGGATGCTCTAGTCAAGGATATTAACGACTTTAAGAGACTCGTATGTTACTTTCCGGAGGGTCCGGCCAAGCTGGAAGAATCGGTACGATTGTTCACTGGTTACTTAGATACCATTGAATCCGATCGATCGATCAGTCTTCCCGTCCAGGAGTATATCAAAGTCCAAGAAGTCCTGAAACACTGTTTTGCTCTTTTAGCTACTTTGAGTCCCCATCTTCTTGTTTGA
- the LOC116926502 gene encoding hepatocyte growth factor-regulated tyrosine kinase substrate: MFRSTSEFDKQLEKATSHLLLEPDWQSIIQICDIICQGDCQPKYAITAIKKRFYNQNPYVALYALQVLESVVKNCGSPIHEEVASKAFMDELREMVHKTTNDKVRAKILELTQTWAFAFRNAPKYSIIPDTLNILKAEGYTFPTLRESDAMFAADRAPNWSDGDNCHRCRVQFSVIVRKHHCRACGQVFCGKCTPRSCTLPKFGIEKEVRVCEDCFDKHNSDGRPGRDESDSSSKPTELKAEKSRKEEELKLQEEEELQLALALSQSEIEHKKQTGKTHTQRTYSSPVKESQPSKVTASEIEDPELARYLNRSYWEQKQQEKDSREKDVEVPIYPSAPVTAVGPLSPTNNGMKTVERYQNGETDEVDEFCSTLSSQLDIFVNRMKSNSSRGRSIANDSSVQTLFLNITTMHTRLMQYIQQQESARVYYEGLQDKLTQARDARAALDALREEHSERIRREAEEAERQRQIQMAQKLEIMRKKKQEYLQYQRQLAMQRMQDEEREMQMRMEQQKQMYQLRGQMPMPGMAAMPPGQMPPGMPGYPPQQAHQHGPYMGPPQHSGYPAEMYHPMPGQYPVPGIHPAGPAPGVHPAAPMPGGLPLMAGPNYGPHPGYQPYPQQQQMQQPHPGMHQYAPHHQQQQQPASAPAAGPGQYAPPPQAMMMGQSQQQMQQHHHQQQQPQLQQQQSNVPQPAVAELISFD; the protein is encoded by the exons ATGTTCCGATCGACTTCAGAGTTTGACAAGCAGCTAG AGAAGGCTACTAGTCATTTGCTGCTCGAACCAGATTGGCAGTCAATCATACAAATATGTGACATCATTTGCCAAGGAGATTGCCA GCCAAAATATGCCATCACTGCCATTAAAAAGCGTTTCTACAATCAAAATCCATATGTGGCACTATATGCACTTCAA GTGCTGGAGTCTGTGGTAAAGAACTGTGGTTCTCCTATCCACGAAGAAGTGGCCTCCAAAGCTTTCATGGATGAGCTTAGGGAAATGGTACACAAGACTACCAATGATAAAGTGAGAGCAAAAATCTTGGAGCTCACCCAAACTTGGGCTTTTGCTTTTCGAAATGCTCCAAAATACAGCATAATACCG GATACACTTAACATTCTGAAAGCAGAAGGATATACTTTCCCTACGCTGCGAGAAAGTGACGCTATGTTTGCTGCAGATCGTGCACCAAACTGGAGTGACGGAGACAATTGTCATCGTTGCAGAGTCCAGTTTTCTGTAATTGTTCGTAAG CACCATTGCCGGGCATGTGGACAAGTCTTCTGTGGTAAATGCACGCCCCGTAGCTGCACACTGCCAAAATTCGGCATTGAAAAGGAAGTGCGCGTTTGCGAGGATTGTTTCGACAAACATAATTC TGATGGCAGACCGGGAAGAGATGAGTCGGATTCATCAAGCAAGCCAACGGAGCTGAAAGCTGAGAAGAGTCGCAAAGAAGAGGAGCTAAAATTACAGGAAGAAGAGGAGCTACAACTCGCTCTAGCTTTGTCTCAATCAGAAATTGAGCATAAAAAGCAAACTGGAAAGACGCATACACAGCGTACTTATTCATCTCCAGTGAAA GAAAGCCAGCCGTCTAAAGTGACAGCTTCAGAGATTGAAGATCCAGAGCTGGCCCGCTATTTGAACCGCTCCTACTGGGAACaaaagcaacaagaaaaggaTAGTCGAGAGAAAGACGTAGAAGTTCCAATTTACCCTAGCGCTCCGGTTACCGCTGTAGGGCCATTGTCACCGACCAACAACGGCATGAAAACCGTAGAA AGATACCAAAATGGGGAAACGGATGAAGTTGATGAATTCTGTTCAACCTTGAGCAGTCAATTGGATATCTTTGTTAACAGAATGAAATCGAATTCTAGCCGTGGAAGAAGTATTGCCAACGATTCTTCCGTTCAAACACTTTTTCTCAACATTACAACAATGCATACTCGGCTCATGCAATATATTCAGCAGCAAGAAAGCGCCCGGG TCTATTACGAAGGATTACAGGATAAGTTAACGCAAGCGAGAGATGCTCGTGCAGCTCTTGATGCGTTGCGTGAGGAACACAGTGAAAGAATTCGTCGTGAGGCTGAGGAAGCTGAACGCCAACGTCAGATCCAAATGGCTCAGAAGCTCGAAATTATgcgtaaaaagaaacaagaataCTTGCAGTACCAACGCCAACTGGCCATGCAGAGGATGCAAGACGAGGAGAGAGAAATGCAAATGCGTATGgagcaacaaaaacaaatgtatcAATTACGGGGCCAGATGCCGATGCCCGGAATGGCAGCAATGCCACCTGGACAAATGCCGCCCGGTATGCCTGGCTATCCACCTCAGCAAGCACATCAGCATGGTCCATACATGGGCCCACCCCAACACTCCGGCTATCCAGCTGAAATGTATCATCCAATGCCAGGACAGTATCCTGTTCCTGGGATTCATCCTGCTGGACCAGCGCCTGGTGTCCATCCGGCAGCTCCAATGCCTGGCGGCCTTCCTCTTATGGCTGGACCCAATTATGGTCCTCATCCAGGTTACCAACCGTatccacaacaacaacagatgcAACAACCACATCCCGGTATGCATCAGTATGCACCTCAtcaccagcagcagcag CAACCGGCCTCTGCACCGGCAGCTGGTCCTGGTCAATATGCCCCTCCCCCTCAAGCGATGATGATGGGTCAATCGCAACAGCAGATGCAACAACACCATCACCAACAGCAACAGCCCCAGTTACAACAGCAGCAATCTAATGTTCCACAGCCTGCTGTCGCCGAACTGATTTCGTTCGATTAG